In Vreelandella piezotolerans, one genomic interval encodes:
- a CDS encoding M48 family metallopeptidase has product MRWLRPLAVTALCASIAACSTSPTGRSQLLLLSDDQLNQMGQQAFAEYQQNIPTAGQASHRYVQCITNAIVDVLPNEQRNLDWQIRVFESEQPNAFALPGGYMGVNTGMLDIATTQDQLASVVGHEIGHVLARHANERASTQSATSLGLSVISSTSGMQTPAGQQLMGVLGLGAEYGIALPFSRRHESEADVIGLQLMAQAGFDPRESVTLWENMQAASGGGAPPAWMSTHPSQGQRIQGLQANMDQALATYEQARSSGRTPNCPRP; this is encoded by the coding sequence ATGCGTTGGCTTCGCCCATTAGCGGTGACGGCGCTGTGCGCCTCGATCGCAGCCTGCTCGACCTCACCCACCGGCCGCTCACAGCTGTTGCTGCTCTCCGATGATCAGCTCAATCAAATGGGCCAGCAGGCCTTCGCCGAATATCAGCAAAACATTCCGACCGCTGGCCAGGCGAGCCACCGCTACGTGCAGTGCATCACCAATGCGATCGTCGACGTCCTCCCCAACGAACAGCGTAACCTCGATTGGCAAATTCGTGTCTTCGAATCCGAACAGCCGAACGCCTTCGCCCTCCCGGGCGGCTACATGGGCGTCAACACCGGCATGTTGGATATTGCCACCACGCAGGACCAGCTCGCCTCGGTCGTCGGCCATGAAATCGGCCACGTGCTCGCGCGTCATGCCAACGAGCGCGCCTCCACCCAAAGTGCCACGTCGCTGGGTCTCTCGGTCATTTCCAGCACCTCGGGGATGCAGACACCGGCAGGCCAGCAGCTCATGGGCGTGCTCGGCTTGGGTGCCGAATACGGGATCGCCCTGCCGTTCTCCCGACGTCATGAGAGCGAGGCCGATGTGATTGGCTTACAGCTCATGGCGCAGGCGGGGTTCGATCCGCGCGAAAGCGTCACGCTATGGGAGAACATGCAGGCCGCATCGGGCGGCGGCGCGCCTCCCGCCTGGATGTCGACCCACCCGAGTCAAGGCCAGCGGATTCAAGGCCTGCAAGCCAACATGGATCAAGCGCTGGCCACCTACGAGCAGGCGCGCAGCAGCGGCCGCACGCCCAACTGCCCACGCCCGTAG
- the fmt gene encoding methionyl-tRNA formyltransferase, giving the protein MSPLRVVFAGTPDFAASSLAAVLDSEHEVVAVYTQPDRPAGRGRKLTPSPVKQLAQEHGLPVVQPVSLKDADAQAELAALNADVMVVVAYGLLLPQAVLDTPRLGCINVHASLLPRWRGAAPIQRAIEAGDSASGVTIMQMDAGLDTGAMLYDVRTPITSRTTGGDLHDRLAIQGANALVTVLDQLDSGSLEATPQPDEGVTYAAKLSKAEAELDFSQPAEQLARKIRAFNPWPVAWCTLGNDRLRLLMASVEPGEQSPVAPGTLLAHGDEHLRIACGAQGQEVLCVSRAQLPGGKAMAVRDLLNARQTPLSEGVRLGQPSQPASQGAHP; this is encoded by the coding sequence ATGTCACCGTTACGCGTTGTTTTTGCTGGCACGCCAGACTTCGCCGCCTCCAGCCTTGCTGCCGTTCTCGACAGCGAACATGAAGTGGTGGCGGTTTACACCCAACCTGACCGTCCCGCTGGACGTGGCCGCAAGCTCACGCCCAGCCCGGTCAAACAGCTGGCACAAGAGCACGGGCTGCCGGTGGTCCAACCCGTCAGCTTGAAAGACGCCGATGCGCAAGCCGAACTGGCGGCGCTGAATGCCGATGTGATGGTGGTGGTCGCCTATGGGCTGCTGCTGCCCCAGGCGGTGCTGGATACGCCGCGGTTAGGCTGTATCAACGTCCACGCCTCGCTGCTGCCCCGCTGGCGCGGCGCGGCGCCGATTCAGCGTGCCATCGAAGCGGGTGATAGCGCCTCCGGCGTCACCATCATGCAGATGGACGCGGGGCTGGATACCGGCGCCATGCTCTACGACGTGCGCACGCCGATCACCTCACGCACCACGGGCGGCGACCTCCACGACCGGCTGGCCATTCAAGGCGCCAATGCATTGGTGACCGTACTCGATCAGTTGGACAGCGGAAGCCTGGAGGCAACCCCGCAGCCCGACGAGGGGGTGACCTACGCCGCCAAGCTCAGCAAAGCCGAAGCCGAACTCGACTTCAGCCAGCCCGCCGAGCAGCTGGCGCGTAAAATCCGCGCCTTCAACCCTTGGCCGGTGGCTTGGTGCACCCTGGGGAACGATCGTCTGCGGCTGTTGATGGCCAGCGTAGAGCCCGGTGAGCAGTCGCCCGTCGCCCCAGGTACGCTGTTGGCACATGGCGACGAACACCTGCGCATTGCCTGCGGTGCCCAGGGCCAGGAAGTGCTGTGCGTTAGCCGTGCCCAGCTGCCCGGCGGCAAAGCCATGGCAGTGCGTGATCTTTTGAATGCCCGCCAAACGCCCTTGAGCGAGGGTGTTCGCCTTGGACAGCCTTCACAGCCAGCCTCGCAAGGAGCGCACCCATGA
- the dprA gene encoding DNA-processing protein DprA, whose protein sequence is MDAKEWLAVHALPGMGATRIGQLVARQPSWPQGWLAALPSSAANALRLWLAHPTRSPLQHAVDDTLTWLQGAPHRHLLHRDHPDWPELLDQLPDPPVVLWAQGDLRALSAPSIAMVGTRRPTSEGGRNAQAFARELAGRGWCVVSGMALGVDGIAQRAALEAGGTSIAVLGSGIDVIYPARHRDLYEQLSTQAGGLVLSEHPPGTTARPAFFPRRNRIVTGLSLGTLVVEATEKSGSLVSARLALEQGRELFALPGSVHNVQARGCLQLLRSGATLVRHVDDMLEELQQWAPHYLHEEAAVGAEPVSHGTDSPSPITGDPLLDALGTSPTPIDLLVQTTGLSVSDCQQRLLMLELEGQATQQAGGWVRMTAPW, encoded by the coding sequence ATGGATGCCAAGGAGTGGTTGGCAGTGCATGCACTGCCTGGGATGGGCGCAACGCGCATTGGACAACTGGTGGCGCGGCAGCCATCGTGGCCGCAAGGCTGGTTGGCGGCGTTGCCCAGTAGTGCCGCCAATGCGTTACGCCTGTGGCTCGCTCACCCGACGCGCAGCCCTTTGCAACACGCGGTGGACGACACCTTGACCTGGCTGCAAGGCGCGCCTCATCGTCATCTACTACACCGCGATCATCCTGATTGGCCTGAGTTACTCGATCAGCTTCCAGACCCACCGGTGGTACTGTGGGCGCAGGGGGATTTACGTGCCCTGAGCGCCCCGAGCATTGCCATGGTCGGTACGCGCCGGCCCACGTCGGAGGGCGGTCGCAATGCACAAGCGTTTGCCCGCGAATTGGCTGGGCGCGGCTGGTGTGTGGTGAGCGGTATGGCCTTGGGGGTCGATGGCATTGCCCAGCGTGCCGCGCTGGAGGCAGGTGGCACCTCCATTGCCGTGCTGGGAAGCGGTATCGACGTCATTTACCCCGCACGCCATCGGGATCTCTATGAACAGCTCAGCACCCAGGCCGGCGGTTTGGTGCTGTCCGAACACCCGCCGGGCACGACGGCGCGTCCGGCCTTTTTTCCCCGCCGTAATCGTATCGTCACTGGACTATCGCTTGGCACTCTGGTGGTCGAAGCCACCGAAAAAAGCGGTTCGCTGGTCAGTGCCCGCCTTGCCCTGGAGCAAGGGCGCGAGCTTTTTGCACTGCCGGGCTCGGTGCATAACGTGCAAGCCCGTGGCTGCCTGCAACTCCTGCGTAGCGGGGCCACGCTGGTGCGCCATGTGGACGACATGCTCGAAGAATTGCAGCAATGGGCGCCCCACTACCTGCACGAAGAGGCGGCTGTCGGTGCCGAGCCGGTCTCCCATGGCACCGACAGCCCTTCGCCTATCACCGGCGACCCGCTGCTCGATGCACTGGGCACTTCGCCAACGCCGATCGATCTGCTGGTGCAAACCACCGGTCTCTCGGTCAGTGATTGCCAACAGCGGCTGTTAATGCTTGAGCTCGAAGGTCAGGCGACGCAGCAGGCAGGTGGCTGGGTGAGAATGACGGCCCCGTGGTAA
- a CDS encoding L-threonylcarbamoyladenylate synthase has translation MKPAVDVKAAVAALRKGGVIACPTEAVWGLSCDPDNDEALAHLMRMKERDPAKGVILVAATIQQFQPWLNQLPLALHAPLAASWPGPHTWLVPDNGRSHGLVRGAHQSVALRVTDHPLMKALCEAFGGPLVSTSANRAGDPPAMSADEVATIFGEDVAAIVAGELGGNAKPSTIRDLVTGKVMRD, from the coding sequence ATGAAACCGGCGGTTGACGTGAAAGCGGCGGTAGCTGCGCTGCGTAAAGGCGGTGTGATTGCCTGCCCCACCGAAGCGGTGTGGGGGTTGAGCTGTGACCCCGATAACGACGAAGCGCTGGCGCATCTCATGCGTATGAAGGAGCGCGATCCGGCCAAGGGCGTGATTTTGGTAGCGGCGACCATTCAGCAGTTCCAGCCCTGGCTCAATCAGCTACCGTTAGCGTTACATGCGCCGCTGGCCGCCAGTTGGCCCGGTCCCCATACGTGGTTGGTGCCCGATAACGGCAGAAGCCACGGCCTGGTGCGCGGCGCTCATCAAAGCGTGGCGCTACGCGTCACCGACCATCCGCTGATGAAAGCGCTGTGTGAGGCGTTTGGTGGTCCGCTCGTTTCTACCTCGGCCAACCGAGCCGGTGACCCGCCTGCCATGAGCGCAGACGAGGTCGCCACCATTTTTGGCGAAGACGTCGCAGCTATCGTGGCGGGCGAATTGGGCGGCAATGCCAAACCCAGCACCATCCGCGATTTAGTGACCGGCAAAGTGATGCGTGACTAG
- the hemF gene encoding oxygen-dependent coproporphyrinogen oxidase — protein MAHEHLDDVKAYLLDLQERLCEGLAAADGRAAFKEDSWQREEGGGGRSRVMESGAVFEKGGVNFSHVYGAQLPPSATAARPELAGRSFHAVGVSWVMHPENPNVPTSHGNVRFFIAEKEGEPPVWWFGGGFDLTPYYPVFEDVVHWHQVARDACAPFGEGVYERYKAWCDDYFYLKHREETRGVGGLFFDDLNEGSFEECFAFQRAVGDSFLDAYLPIVERRKQDAWGQPEREFQLYRRGRYVEFNLVWDRGTLFGLQSGGRTESILMSMPPLARWEYAFTPEAGSREAVLYDYLVPRDWLTEAAQQRHV, from the coding sequence GTGGCCCACGAGCACCTAGACGACGTCAAAGCGTATCTACTCGATCTTCAGGAGCGCCTATGTGAAGGGCTTGCCGCCGCTGACGGACGGGCCGCGTTCAAAGAGGATAGCTGGCAGCGAGAAGAGGGGGGCGGAGGGCGCTCGCGGGTGATGGAGTCGGGCGCTGTTTTCGAAAAAGGCGGCGTCAACTTTTCCCATGTGTACGGTGCGCAATTGCCGCCCTCAGCTACCGCCGCACGGCCGGAGCTGGCCGGACGCAGTTTTCACGCGGTCGGCGTCTCTTGGGTCATGCACCCGGAGAACCCCAACGTACCCACCAGCCACGGCAACGTGCGCTTTTTCATTGCCGAAAAAGAGGGCGAGCCGCCGGTGTGGTGGTTTGGCGGGGGCTTCGACCTGACCCCCTACTATCCCGTGTTCGAGGACGTAGTGCACTGGCATCAGGTCGCACGCGACGCCTGCGCGCCCTTTGGAGAGGGTGTTTATGAGCGCTACAAAGCGTGGTGCGACGACTACTTTTACCTCAAGCACCGCGAAGAGACTCGCGGGGTGGGTGGCCTATTCTTCGACGACCTGAACGAAGGCAGCTTCGAAGAGTGTTTTGCCTTCCAGCGCGCGGTAGGCGATAGCTTTCTGGACGCTTACCTTCCCATCGTCGAGCGTCGGAAACAGGACGCATGGGGCCAGCCGGAGCGGGAGTTCCAGCTCTATCGGCGTGGCCGCTACGTCGAATTCAACCTGGTGTGGGACCGAGGCACGCTGTTTGGCTTGCAAAGCGGCGGACGCACGGAATCGATTTTGATGTCCATGCCGCCGCTGGCCCGCTGGGAGTACGCCTTCACGCCTGAGGCAGGTAGCCGTGAAGCCGTGCTGTACGACTATCTGGTGCCCCGCGATTGGCTGACCGAAGCCGCCCAGCAGCGCCATGTCTAA
- the rsmB gene encoding 16S rRNA (cytosine(967)-C(5))-methyltransferase RsmB, with amino-acid sequence MSERPTKGDSGLDVRAAAARSLVPILTDKGSLAGLDEHSVIARDRALLKELCYGTCRRLPRLQALASRLLKQPFKKRDADIQALLLIGIYQLLYMRTPAHAAVGETAGAARLLDKEWATRVLNGCLRRLQREADALQAEVDRDESVALEHPQWLLGKLRSAWPEQWRAIAEANNEPGPMTLRVNQRHNDREAYLQRLTEQGLDGHLCLHAPDGITLTHPCDVSTLPGFEQGHVSVQDEAAQLCAALLGPALAPRPGAHVLDACCAPGGKTAHLLEQFDISLTALDSDNQRLAKVDDTLGRLGLSAELKHADATTRDWWSGTPFDAILLDAPCSGTGVIRRHPDIKALRRKEDIRQLAKLQQRLLDNLWPLLRPGGTLLYATCSVLPEENAAQIDAFLDRTPDAHATTPHDVAWGEQSGTGRQLFPDVNSHDGFFYARLEKRTA; translated from the coding sequence ATGAGCGAGCGACCCACCAAAGGCGATAGCGGCCTGGACGTGCGCGCGGCGGCGGCCAGAAGCCTGGTGCCGATTCTCACCGATAAAGGCTCCCTGGCCGGGCTCGATGAGCACAGCGTCATTGCCAGAGACCGCGCGCTGCTCAAAGAACTCTGTTACGGCACCTGCCGACGTTTGCCGCGCCTGCAAGCGTTGGCCAGCCGCCTGCTGAAGCAGCCCTTCAAAAAGCGTGATGCGGATATCCAGGCCCTGCTGCTGATCGGTATCTATCAACTGCTCTACATGCGCACACCTGCCCACGCCGCCGTGGGGGAAACCGCCGGGGCCGCACGCCTGCTGGACAAAGAGTGGGCAACTCGCGTGCTCAACGGTTGCCTGCGCCGACTGCAGCGCGAGGCCGATGCGCTGCAGGCCGAAGTGGACCGTGATGAGAGCGTGGCCTTGGAACACCCCCAGTGGCTGCTCGGCAAGCTGCGCAGCGCCTGGCCCGAGCAGTGGCGTGCCATTGCCGAGGCCAACAACGAACCGGGGCCGATGACGCTGCGCGTCAATCAGCGCCACAATGATCGTGAAGCGTACTTGCAGCGGCTCACCGAGCAGGGCTTGGATGGCCACCTCTGCCTCCATGCCCCCGATGGCATCACGCTGACTCACCCTTGCGATGTCTCGACGCTGCCTGGCTTCGAACAGGGCCACGTCAGCGTGCAGGACGAGGCGGCACAGCTCTGCGCCGCGCTGCTGGGCCCGGCTCTCGCGCCACGTCCCGGCGCCCATGTACTAGACGCCTGCTGCGCCCCTGGCGGCAAAACCGCTCACTTGCTAGAGCAGTTCGACATTTCCCTGACCGCGCTGGATAGCGACAACCAGCGGCTGGCAAAAGTCGACGACACGCTCGGCCGTTTAGGGCTCAGTGCCGAACTAAAGCACGCCGATGCCACCACCCGCGACTGGTGGAGCGGCACGCCCTTTGATGCCATTTTGCTGGATGCCCCCTGCTCCGGCACCGGCGTGATTCGTCGCCATCCGGACATCAAAGCGCTACGCCGTAAAGAGGACATTCGCCAGCTTGCCAAGCTCCAGCAACGGCTGCTGGATAATCTATGGCCACTGCTACGCCCAGGTGGGACCCTACTCTACGCTACCTGTTCGGTGCTGCCCGAAGAGAACGCCGCACAAATCGATGCGTTTTTAGACCGCACCCCGGACGCCCATGCCACCACGCCCCATGACGTGGCCTGGGGTGAGCAAAGCGGCACGGGCCGCCAGCTGTTTCCTGACGTGAACAGTCACGATGGCTTTTTTTATGCCAGACTAGAGAAGCGTACGGCTTAA
- a CDS encoding LysM peptidoglycan-binding domain-containing protein — protein MAARKPLYYSVFGVLLTWVLLSSQAVLALEGLRHDAPQRYEVVPGDTLWDISARYLHSPWQWPSLWRSNPQVRNPHLIYPGDVLLLGSCEGQPCVTLERGQSIVKLSPQMRTVPEREAITPIPMEVVRAFLREHRVVEPGEPLQELAYVVGGDNQRLISGAGDRLYVRGELPERASLGIYRPGEPYIAADGTRLGDELINIGEARYVSSEGDIARVEVLSAYQEVRNNDILLPLEDRELSASFEPRAPLNDVSGQIVAVPGGVRFIGRLQIVALDLGTQDGLQPGHVLRVDQQGELVTDPRTQELLRLPDTEAGLVMVFRPYDHMSFALVMQASRVLAVGDRVRSPTR, from the coding sequence ATGGCGGCCCGAAAGCCTCTTTATTATAGCGTCTTTGGCGTGCTCTTAACGTGGGTGCTGTTGTCCAGCCAAGCTGTTTTAGCTCTGGAAGGCTTACGTCACGATGCGCCGCAGCGCTACGAGGTAGTGCCTGGCGATACCCTATGGGATATCTCGGCCCGCTACCTCCACTCCCCGTGGCAGTGGCCGTCGCTGTGGCGGTCGAATCCACAGGTGCGCAATCCACACCTCATTTATCCTGGCGACGTGCTGCTGCTGGGCAGCTGCGAAGGCCAGCCTTGCGTCACGTTGGAGCGTGGTCAGAGCATCGTCAAACTCTCCCCGCAAATGCGCACCGTGCCAGAGCGTGAGGCCATTACTCCCATCCCGATGGAAGTGGTCCGCGCGTTTTTGCGCGAGCATCGCGTGGTCGAGCCAGGCGAGCCCCTGCAGGAACTCGCCTACGTGGTAGGCGGCGACAACCAGCGTCTGATTAGCGGGGCAGGCGATAGGTTGTACGTGCGTGGAGAGCTGCCGGAGCGCGCGAGCTTAGGCATTTATCGTCCAGGCGAGCCCTACATCGCCGCCGATGGCACACGGTTGGGCGATGAGCTGATCAATATTGGCGAAGCGCGCTACGTTAGCAGCGAGGGCGATATCGCCCGGGTCGAGGTGCTCAGTGCTTATCAGGAAGTACGTAACAACGACATTCTGCTGCCCCTAGAGGATCGTGAGCTGAGCGCGTCGTTCGAGCCCCGCGCACCGTTGAATGACGTCTCTGGACAGATCGTTGCAGTACCGGGCGGGGTGCGTTTTATTGGGCGCCTACAGATCGTTGCGCTGGACTTAGGCACCCAGGATGGCCTGCAGCCGGGGCACGTCCTGCGTGTCGACCAGCAGGGCGAGCTCGTCACCGATCCTCGCACCCAAGAGCTGCTGCGTTTACCTGACACTGAAGCGGGGCTGGTGATGGTTTTTCGACCTTACGATCACATGAGTTTCGCTCTGGTCATGCAGGCGTCACGGGTATTGGCCGTCGGGGATCGCGTGCGTTCGCCCACGCGCTAA
- the def gene encoding peptide deformylase has product MAKLPILEFPDERLRTKAVPVETVDDEVRQLVDDMLETMYDARGIGLAATQVDVHRRVVVMDVSDDNSQPLVLINPRYEPIGDAKEPLSEGCLSIPEYYAEVPRYLKVTLNALDRNGEPYELEADGLLAHCIQHELDHLEGVLFVDYLSPLKRDRVMKKMQKRHKLMNDA; this is encoded by the coding sequence ATGGCCAAACTTCCTATTCTCGAATTCCCCGACGAGCGCCTGCGCACCAAGGCGGTACCGGTGGAAACCGTTGACGACGAGGTCCGCCAGCTCGTCGACGATATGTTGGAGACCATGTACGACGCACGCGGCATCGGCCTTGCCGCAACGCAAGTCGATGTCCATCGCCGCGTGGTCGTCATGGATGTCAGCGACGATAACTCCCAGCCGCTGGTGCTGATCAACCCGCGCTACGAGCCCATCGGTGATGCCAAAGAGCCGCTCTCCGAGGGCTGCTTGTCGATCCCTGAGTACTATGCCGAAGTACCGCGCTACCTGAAAGTGACGCTCAACGCGCTGGACCGTAACGGAGAGCCCTACGAGTTGGAAGCGGACGGCTTGCTGGCCCACTGCATTCAACATGAACTCGATCATTTAGAAGGTGTCCTGTTCGTGGATTACCTCTCTCCGCTCAAGCGCGACCGAGTGATGAAAAAAATGCAGAAGCGCCACAAGCTTATGAACGACGCCTAA
- the aroE gene encoding shikimate dehydrogenase: protein MTDRYCVFGNPIKHSKSPLIHGEFARQTQQPMTYTAVLAPEDGFTDAWRAFVAGGGRGANVTVPFKGDAFALCDTLSYRAKRAQAVNTLIVGGNGRTYGDTTDGIGLVRDLAYHRVPLAGKRVLVLGAGGAVRGILEPLLAEKPSEVVVANRTVAKAEQLAEAFVDLGRIYGGGFASVKGPFDVVINGTSASLSGELPPLPETLFGEGAWAYDMMYGAEPTVFLQWAGPRGAKLLDGLGMLVEQAAESFFAWRNVRPETASVRTLLRQSLNY, encoded by the coding sequence ATGACCGACCGTTACTGCGTGTTTGGTAATCCGATCAAACACTCGAAATCACCGCTGATTCACGGTGAGTTCGCCCGTCAAACCCAGCAGCCCATGACGTACACGGCGGTACTGGCGCCTGAGGATGGTTTTACAGACGCATGGCGAGCTTTCGTGGCGGGCGGTGGCCGGGGTGCCAACGTGACCGTGCCGTTCAAAGGCGATGCTTTTGCGCTTTGCGATACGTTGAGCTATCGCGCCAAGCGCGCCCAAGCGGTCAATACGCTGATCGTGGGGGGTAACGGGCGCACCTACGGTGATACGACCGATGGTATTGGATTAGTGCGTGATTTGGCCTATCACCGCGTCCCTCTGGCGGGTAAGCGCGTGCTGGTGCTCGGCGCTGGCGGTGCCGTGCGTGGCATTTTAGAGCCACTGCTGGCCGAAAAACCCAGCGAGGTGGTCGTCGCCAACCGAACCGTGGCAAAAGCCGAGCAGTTGGCGGAGGCGTTCGTGGATCTGGGGCGTATTTATGGCGGTGGCTTTGCGTCGGTAAAGGGGCCGTTCGATGTGGTCATTAACGGCACCAGTGCCAGCCTGTCAGGCGAGCTGCCGCCGCTACCGGAGACACTGTTTGGCGAAGGTGCCTGGGCCTACGACATGATGTACGGCGCCGAGCCGACGGTGTTTCTTCAGTGGGCAGGACCGCGCGGCGCAAAGCTGCTGGATGGTTTGGGTATGCTGGTCGAGCAGGCGGCCGAATCGTTCTTTGCATGGCGCAACGTGAGACCCGAAACGGCCAGCGTACGCACGCTTCTACGTCAATCGCTCAATTATTGA